ACATTTCCAGAGAAAATCTATTGAAATCTCCGGCAAAGCAAATGCTCTTCCCATCACTGCTCCCCCAACGTCCTTACCCAGAAGTTTACAAGAGACATCTGTCAACCGGATTTTTGAGCCCCACCAGACGTAGAGAGGCTGAGACGTTTTCAGAGAACGGCATCGGCGAATCTCTCAAACACAAAACCCTAATCTGCACTCTCTTAGGTAATTCATGGGCTTGGGCGTGGTTACATCAGTTGGGCcacatatatattttgagaGGTTCTGGGGCCCTAAGATTTTACGTGATCTTCATCTCTAAATTCAAACATCTGGGGTCTTATTTGCTTTTGGTTCTCTTAGAGATTCACATAGTCTCTTCGGAAAGCTTTCTCGGTGGCTCCAATTGTAGGCATCTAAAGCCTCAATTTCACGGCTCCATCCGACAACTCCCTCCGACTTTGCAAGCAATTATGCTCGACTCAGTGTTGAATTCATCAATGGAATCGGAGATAAAAAGAGTTTCAACCGACTTATCATTTCGCTTACCGATCTGTTTGCTTCTCGGAACATTTGAGATTCACCTAGTCTCCCGGGACATCGTAGACGGTATTAGAGCTGGCCTCTTTCGTTTGACGGGTAACTTAGTCTCTATTGGCTTCCCACTCCTCTTCCAACCTCTTTCACTAGGGTATTTCAACGTCTTTTCAGACTATTTGAAGCTCTTCCGAGCTGTGGTTTCAAGAATTCAAGTGAAGATTATCCGCGGATCTCTCTACTTCGAGCTAGCCTCTCTTTGCAACACTTCTATCCCTTGTTTTACGGCtttgttgtcttttttttttactttaccgTCGAGCATACCTCCGGTTGTAATCGCTGAAACATTTTAGATTTGATTTAATGaatttgtgttacaaaaaaaaaaatataaaacatctgTTTACTACTAATAAAAACAAAGGATAGAAAGCCTTTTTAGATGCCAGATTGTCTAGTTCATTTGGTTTGTGGGCTCAGCTCCACCTCTTGGGTTCGATTAAggcagagagaagagaaagagtgATGATACTAtgaagtgtttcaaaaaaaaaaaaaagtctttttagatatacttataaaaaaaaaaatttagatgaaCATCAGATATTTGAGTTTTCTCAATTCTCAAGAttaatgttgacaaaaaaaaatctcaaaattaaTCTATGAATGAGCTAACTTCtaggtaaaatatattttcagaaatccattacaaataataatatgttcAGGTCAAAATATAAGACCAAATTGTACATGCAAAATGTATATAACGTTACATGCCGTAAAATCAAAAATGGATAGCCAGTTTATACAGTCAAACCGGATCCGAAAGTATACACTTACGTACACACCACCGGGCGAGAAATGTGGCCGATTCTTATGGTTATAACTGAGTATGATGCGATTAATAGTGGAGTGCCTAGGGAGTAGGGATGATAAGTGTTGAAATGTGGACACCAAATATGAAACCAAGACCAAGTCTTGgtctataaattatttggaacctcacattttttatattatctaaaacGAAACATGTCTCGaggtttttctatttttaatgtatctCTGAGTCCTCCTGACACCTTACACTGTGCGCACGGTGTGAAATGGAAGCAACCAGATGAAGAAATAGAATTTGTTTTCTTGagtttaagaagaagaaaacaactaACGGAAGCTGAAGTCACCACTCCACTTATCCGTCCCTACCCCATCTCCTATCGCCTTTAACAGTTTCTTCTTTCGTCTCctatctctctttcttttttcacatctctttttttttttgctaaaattctTTTTCACATCTCACGAAAACACAAcacgaatattacaaatcacTTATATggtattttacaaaaaatatatatattcagataGCTTTTCTTACTATCATGCACTTTTGATAGTACTAGCTAGTCAGCAGGAAGATGTATTTCCttgttagatttttctatctGTAGATTTTGGGATTACCTTTCTTATCAGGAAGATgtttgtctaattttttttttttttttgcttttatttcGTTAGTATCATTTTTGACAAAGAATAAAGATCATACAATAAATATAATGGGTTGTCGACTATTTTTTTCGTGTGACTAAGTACTATCTTTTATAAAACGTGCGTATCAATGTGTtaattctttgaattttttaaactttattatttgattttcttttaaacaaaaatttcttGGCGGGGGGTTTGGTAATATTATAAAAGCCAGACGAGCCAGTCCAACTTCGTGATATCCATAATTAACGTGAGTCGTGAGATTTGTTTTCTCTTAAAATAACTCATTTCCCATTATCCTATCCGCCATCCcttctctatatataaaaaaaaacatctctCTAATTTCTACAACGAGACGACACCCCTTATCTCAATAGCCAGTTCGGTTATGGCTCTATCCGGGTCATTCGTTTTAGCCttactcttcttcttcgctCTTTCCATTAATCCCCTTGAAGCTCGTGGACCCTTCGACCGGCTAGCCCGGAAGCCGCCGCAAAGGACTGCTGCTGAAGGCATATGCGCTTCCTCTGTCCGCATATTTGGTTACAAGTGCGAAGAACATGATGTACGATATACTTTTCTATATTTCGTTGTTAGTGATGACTAATAtcagcatatatatatatgaactgaGTGATTTTAACTGTTTAATCTCGAAGGTGGTGACTCAAGATGGATACATATTGAATATGCAAAGGATACCGGAAGGACGAGCCGGCGCCGGAGATATGTCCAAGAGACAGCCTGTCCTAATACAGCATGGGATTCTTGTCGTAAGTTTAACTCTTCTCTACCCTTTCGCATTTCATTAGCTATTTATGTGCAATATTTAATCGTGATACGTTTCAAGTTTTGCTTTATATTCAAATTACAAGTGAATTTgaagagaatttttttaaaaagtactaCACCAAACAGAAGAAATTATCTTTTAAAGTAAGAAAGAATAAGTGAGGAAAATGTATTAGGTAAAAACTCTATACCCAATTTTCacaataatacaaatgtagaaacgAGTTTCCATGTGCATAGGTTTATTTTAGGAGGATAAACGTATTAATACGAAACTGTGTGGGGGCAATACCAACGTGTAGCACTCGAAGTTCTAGTGGTTGCCTAGTGAGCAGGTACACGTACACTGAGTAAATTTATATACAACTTCATCGTGTATTTGTTTGTATAGTTAATTTGAGTGTGAAAGGAATGTTTCCACTCACTTCTATGTGTCAGTTAACGAGgagtaaaactaaaataaatatttacatatcttAGTGGTGggtaaaatataacataataaaataagagACATCATGAGTGTTTATCATGTGTGTCCAACAAATAAAGTGATAAGTTGAGCGTTACTAGAAAGGTCACTAAAATAAAGTCAAATGAAAACATGCTTTTCTAGTAAGGGAGAATCGTTGTTTAAGCTAAGTTGCATACAATCATACATAAGTAACCATGTTGACTCTAGTAGTCTTGAGGATAGtaaagggttttttttttactttgcaCCCATGAAGAAGTCCACgctaatttccaaaaaaaaagtgacGCAGGTccagaaaaatattcaaatggaCACTAAAATAGGATTAGTAAAGTTCAAAGAGGAATGGGgatctggaaaaaaattaaatcatgaaaTTATATGTGCAGGATGGGATGTCGTGGCTGTTCAATCCGGCGGATCAAAATCTACCGTTAATTTTGGCTGATCAAGGATTCGATGTGTGGATGGGAAACACAAGAGGGACTAGATTCAGCAGGAGACACAAGTACCTTAGCCCTAATCAACCGGTCCGGTTCAGTCAGCCACTCCTTAATCAGTTGAATATGTTCCTCCTTAATCAGTTGATTATGTACGGTTCATGTTTTTGTAAAGAAACCGAGGTTAACCGTCTATCACGTTGTACGTAGGCTTTCTGGAACTGGACGTGGGACGAGCTTGTGAGTTACGATCTGCCTGCTATGTTTGACCATATCCACGGCCTAACAGGCCAAAAGATTCACTACCTCGGACACTCTTTGGTGGGTCCAACGTTATCaacattcaatatatattttctatgtttATACCTTTTTAATGTATATAGCTTACTTtacaaaatagaaaatatttgaaatggGAATATACATCAGGGAACTTTGATAGGATTTGCGTCGTTCTCGGAAAAGGGGTTGGTGGACAAATTAAGATCGGCAGCGATGCTGAGTCCTATTGCTTATCTCAGCCACATGACCACAGTTCTCGGCGACATCGCCGCTAAAAGTTTCCTCGCTGAGGTCTCTACCGCCTcactcttctattttttttatttgttaaatttatGCCTAGCTATAATATTACTGAAAAATAACTCGTTTGTCGTCTTTACAAAACAGGCCACCGCCATTATAGGAGTGGCAGAGTTTAACCCCAAAAGGTAGATCTTCACCATGTCTTGCTTATAATATGTTTGTTTTTAACTTTGTTTGCTAACgtgaaacaataaaacaaatttggCAGTGGACTAGTAGGGAATTTCATAAAGTTTATATGCCATCAAGCAGGGATCGACTGCTATGATCTAATCTCTGTTATTACCGGCAAGAATTGTTGCCTTGACGCATCAACCATTGATCTATTCCTGGCGAATGAACCACAATCTACTTCCACCAAGAACATGATCCACCTTTCTCAAAGTAAGTcgaacaaaatttcaaaaatgtatTTCTTGAACCATTACATGCACGTGTCGTTAAAATCaagattatatttattttcttgtagCGGTAAGAGACAAGGTGTTAAGAAAATACAACTATGGAAGTAGCAATTACAACATGAAACATTACGGTCAAGCGTTGCCGCCTGCTTACAACATATCGGCGATCCCACACGACCTTCCGCTTTTCTTCAGCTACGGAGGTTTAGACTGTCTTGCCGATGTGAGCGACGTCAGGTTTTTGATAGACCAGTTTAAGTTTCACGATGCAGATAAGATCGACGTGCAGTTTGTGAAAGAGTATGCTCATGCTGATTTCATCATGGGTGTTACTGCCAAAGACGTTGTTTATAACCAAGTTGCTACCTTTTTCAAACGACAAGTTTGATTTTAGTATAAATCATTAGGTTATATGTACTTTCATGTGCCCCAGtatttttaaaaccggaccggctAGCAAACCGAAATTTTTTGGGGTTATGGGTCATTGTGGTTCGACCGTATCTGAACCGGGTTCGATCGGATTTACTTagattaaactaaatttaatgatattttataaataatatgcatttttttttaaaaaaattagatcatatcaaaaaaatgtttaaatagccATAATgtgtagaaaattttaaaaataacaattaaaatctaaaatcaatatgaaaaacacatttaaacttTATTACAGATCTTATCACTCTAAATCTTCAtcaccttttaaaaaaattatatacgcATTaggtaaaagttatattttgaaatacaaatttcaGAAACGTAAATGTTTCAGTTATTTAAAGtcttcaaaacaagtgatcatgaaataaaaatttaaacaaaatgagaagtagacaaaaataatatcttgactttaatattaaactttgtGAATCTTGTAATTTATGAGTTGTATAGACGACAAACGAAAAAGACGAGacacaatattttattaatctttgataattcttatttttactttaaaaagaagaaaaattaattgtttcattaacaaatttttgacttatATACGAACCGGAGTTTGCTGGTTCATTGGATCGCCGGTTCCCGGGTTTTTGACGGTTCGGTAGAGGTTTTTAACTGGTTTGATCTTAGTCGGGTTTTAGCATTAACCCAATCCAGATTATTTTCGGTTCATGGTTCAACCTGGTCCGACCGTCGGTTCGGTCCGGGTTTAAAAACACTGTTGTGCCCATATTCTTCAATTATTTCCCACAAAAAAAGGGGCAAAATAATAAAGTTACAATTACTATATTCTATCATTTTGTTAAAGAACCACCGCTATCtaacttattttaaattaattattaaaaaattaagggTTTATTTgccaaattacaaaaaaaaaaaaaagaatagataGATTTTTAGTAAGAAGTAAAAAAGagatagaaagaaaaataaagagaaagagGGTGTTTTTGGTTAGATAGTGGGTTTGTGTTATTTTAATGGTTATTAGATTTGGATCCGCGTGCGGGtgttaattttcatgtttatatatattttacataattagaatatatttttaagttacttatatatttaaatgtttataaatgattattttaaatataacaatttgtaaaatataaaaatttgatcgttttcatgctgtaagttaattgattatttcaaatcatcacatatatttggtattttttattatatatatttcaaaattattttttattcaattattatgatcctgatccgtaattcaaagcgctatatttcttttatcaatatttgtttatgtttattcatttaagataataactatatatatataaatttaagataagttaattttatacatgaattatctaatttattaatGTTAACCCATTCTACCAACACATTATATTTctagcataaatttttaatgtttgtgaaaataaaatatattaatttatcagtttaaaataattttatcatatttacttaaatacaatattttattttaaaatgatagatctAACTATcaaatagtaaaatttgatataatttttttttcattttataaaagataactgagtatatatattaatgtataacaacattaatttcattactaattacaaaattagtgaaaatatttatatacaatttttgataattaagatattgttataatgtttttcaacacatttgttaaaaaaattaaatatatatatttatattttaaattaaaagatatcaaattatattatgatttaagtagttaaaagattatatataagCATTAAGgaattacatttaataaaaaatttaaatgatgatccaaattaaaatatcacacatgaatcaatgtGAGTTTGTTAACCAATCCGGGTTTTTAGGAGTCGATTTTATATTaggaattatatattattaatccatattattagtaataaatgaatgataatTGATTTCTAGTTAGagtccatttaaaaaaaaaatcacacatgaatcaaagttgtgacttctgttttagtataaatatataagattgaGGCAAATTtccccaaaacaaaacaaactaatgctaaaagaaaaaaaagatataaccTAATAAATACGAATTATTTTActtcaaatcaattttttagaaaaccattagaaatcaaataaaataatttaattttcagatATGTATGagcataaattttatttatatttgccCTTAAATAAACTACAAAATTCGAAAAGCATTTTACTTCAAATCATTTTTAAGAAACCATTaggaaataaaaagaaaacaaaattcagATATGTATGCGCATagcttttatttataatttcacATAAATAAACTACAAAATTCGAAGACAAATTATCCAAAACAAAATcgtaaaacaataaaaacactaaaatacaaattcgaaaaacaaaaacaattatatatatgtgtgaattCATGTTGGGCCAGTGGCCCAATGATGTAGTATTAAACTTTCAACAGTCGAAGTGGGCTGTGAAGTTACGGGTCGGGTCTCAACACGGTCAAGTCATAAATTGAATAGCTCCGGTGAGCAATTTGTTTACTCTATCGA
This genomic stretch from Brassica napus cultivar Da-Ae chromosome C9, Da-Ae, whole genome shotgun sequence harbors:
- the LOC106370588 gene encoding triacylglycerol lipase 2-like; this translates as MALSGSFVLALLFFFALSINPLEARGPFDRLARKPPQRTAAEGICASSVRIFGYKCEEHDVVTQDGYILNMQRIPEGRAGAGDMSKRQPVLIQHGILVDGMSWLFNPADQNLPLILADQGFDVWMGNTRGTRFSRRHKYLSPNQPAFWNWTWDELVSYDLPAMFDHIHGLTGQKIHYLGHSLGTLIGFASFSEKGLVDKLRSAAMLSPIAYLSHMTTVLGDIAAKSFLAEATAIIGVAEFNPKSGLVGNFIKFICHQAGIDCYDLISVITGKNCCLDASTIDLFLANEPQSTSTKNMIHLSQTVRDKVLRKYNYGSSNYNMKHYGQALPPAYNISAIPHDLPLFFSYGGLDCLADVSDVRFLIDQFKFHDADKIDVQFVKEYAHADFIMGVTAKDVVYNQVATFFKRQV